A single region of the Candidatus Methanomethylicota archaeon genome encodes:
- a CDS encoding 4Fe-4S dicluster domain-containing protein, with amino-acid sequence MKSSIMMGAENDLKTLFNKFKGKAMIIGPKIQDGEIAIRYCELNNYDEIPRRVEDYQEPGKYRLMQGNFFRHGFDSPKRYLHPPTLKIIRVEKGLEIKPYNYDPKEIVFFGIKPCDAAAIRVMDKTFTWNKDAYYNAQREKITIIVENCTKPGKTCFCATMGTGPRITENFDIAYTRINGKVLFEAGSVKGEEILKGLETLKPASNEVIAEFIKLMDEAYEKAKAQFTTINLPEKLEINIANENLWKELSEKCLACGNCTMVCPTCFCFDIYDESHLDEYVDRVRYWDSCFTYKYAEVAGGHFRPEIWAMYRQWMLHKFSYWKKQFDIFGCVGCGRCITWCPAGIDIRENVKKASGGCK; translated from the coding sequence ATGAAGAGCAGCATCATGATGGGTGCTGAAAACGATCTAAAAACGCTCTTTAACAAATTTAAAGGTAAAGCAATGATAATAGGACCAAAGATCCAAGATGGAGAAATCGCCATAAGATACTGTGAATTAAATAATTACGATGAAATACCGAGGAGGGTGGAGGATTACCAAGAACCTGGCAAATACAGATTAATGCAAGGAAACTTCTTTAGACATGGTTTCGATTCACCAAAGAGATATCTACATCCACCAACATTAAAAATAATTAGGGTAGAAAAAGGACTTGAAATAAAACCATACAATTATGATCCAAAAGAAATCGTGTTTTTTGGCATAAAACCATGCGATGCAGCAGCAATAAGAGTTATGGATAAAACGTTCACATGGAATAAAGACGCATACTATAATGCCCAAAGAGAGAAGATAACGATAATAGTGGAAAACTGCACAAAACCTGGGAAAACATGCTTCTGCGCCACGATGGGAACAGGTCCCAGAATCACTGAAAACTTCGACATAGCATACACAAGAATAAATGGTAAAGTATTATTTGAAGCTGGAAGCGTTAAGGGGGAGGAAATATTGAAGGGATTGGAAACTTTAAAACCAGCATCAAATGAAGTTATAGCGGAATTCATCAAATTGATGGATGAAGCATATGAAAAAGCAAAAGCACAATTCACAACAATAAACCTACCGGAAAAACTTGAAATAAACATTGCAAACGAAAACTTATGGAAAGAGTTATCTGAGAAATGTCTTGCATGTGGAAATTGCACAATGGTATGTCCAACATGCTTCTGCTTCGACATATATGATGAATCACATCTAGACGAATACGTGGACAGAGTGAGATACTGGGATAGCTGCTTCACATACAAATATGCGGAAGTTGCTGGAGGACACTTCAGACCTGAAATATGGGCAATGTATAGACAATGGATGCTACACAAATTCTCATACTGGAAAAAGCAATTTGACATATTTGGATGCGTTGGATGTGGAAGATGCATAACTTGGTGCCCAGCTGGAATAGACATAAGGGAAAACGTTAAAAAAGCTTCTGGGGGGTGTAAATGA
- a CDS encoding oxidoreductase has translation MKIAIFKFASCSGCQLELLNLEEELLEIAGKVEIAYFVEASRKLMKGPYDISLVEGSVSTPEQLEELHKIREESKYLIAIGSCATAGGIQALRNWAQLEEYKKIVYPNPEWIKALEKSTPLSEHVKVDFEIRGCPINRKQLLWVLSQIIIGREPFLPTHSLCIQCKIKGYTCILVAKGEPCLGPVVMAGCGAICPSFQRPCYACYGPSDLPQTTKLAQQFMEKELSKKDISFLFKKFECWRPEFKEVVEKYE, from the coding sequence ATGAAAATTGCAATATTCAAATTTGCAAGTTGTAGCGGATGCCAACTTGAACTACTAAACCTAGAAGAAGAACTACTGGAGATAGCGGGTAAAGTTGAAATAGCATACTTTGTGGAGGCTTCAAGAAAGCTCATGAAAGGACCATACGACATATCCCTCGTGGAGGGGAGCGTATCAACACCGGAACAACTTGAGGAATTACATAAGATAAGGGAGGAATCAAAGTACTTGATAGCAATAGGATCATGCGCCACTGCAGGTGGAATACAAGCCCTTAGAAACTGGGCTCAACTTGAAGAATACAAGAAGATCGTATATCCAAATCCAGAATGGATAAAAGCTCTGGAGAAATCCACACCACTATCAGAACATGTGAAGGTTGATTTCGAAATAAGAGGATGCCCAATAAACAGGAAGCAATTACTATGGGTTTTAAGTCAAATAATAATTGGAAGAGAACCATTTCTACCCACACACAGCTTATGCATACAATGCAAAATAAAGGGGTATACATGTATACTAGTGGCGAAGGGGGAACCATGCCTAGGACCAGTGGTAATGGCTGGATGCGGAGCAATATGCCCAAGCTTCCAAAGACCATGCTACGCATGCTATGGACCGTCAGACCTACCACAAACAACAAAACTAGCACAACAATTCATGGAGAAAGAATTGAGCAAGAAGGATATCTCATTCCTATTCAAGAAATTTGAATGCTGGAGACCAGAATTCAAGGAAGTGGTGGAGAAGTATGAATAA
- a CDS encoding Ni/Fe hydrogenase subunit alpha, with the protein MNKIMEINIKPLTRVEGEGGVEIVVENGNVKKIQVEITEAPRFFEAFVKGRKYLEVPDFVARICGICPVPYIYSSSRAMEKILEINIPKEIQNLRKTLLFGEWISSHALHVFLLHAPDFMKLNDVIELAKIKPEIVRKALKLKAFGNYVMEKIGGRSVHPVSCRIGGFYRIIRREELEDIKRECKDKQEIAKELLEWILQLEIPKIKCDYEYLSLQDPEGEYPTIGGRIVSNKGINISEEEFEDNIEEFQVPYSTSLRCRIKGRGAYVTGPIARFNNNYKALRGEVRDVLEAYGFKAPLVNTYQSIIARTAEIYHSTLEIERLIDEYREPEKPYIEGKVKAGWGCGVTEAPRGILYHSYEINSEGYVEKARIIAPTTQNLAHIEQDILMQIPEIISKPMDEAQLMVEMIVRNYDPCISCSVHAIKVKIIKN; encoded by the coding sequence ATGAATAAAATTATGGAAATAAACATAAAACCGTTAACGAGGGTGGAAGGCGAAGGGGGGGTCGAGATAGTAGTGGAAAATGGAAATGTGAAGAAGATACAAGTGGAAATAACTGAAGCACCAAGATTCTTCGAAGCCTTCGTAAAGGGAAGAAAATATTTAGAAGTACCAGATTTTGTGGCAAGAATATGTGGAATATGCCCAGTACCATACATATACAGCAGTAGCAGAGCAATGGAAAAGATACTTGAAATAAATATTCCAAAGGAAATTCAAAATCTAAGGAAAACATTACTATTTGGGGAGTGGATAAGCAGCCACGCACTACACGTATTCCTATTACATGCACCAGACTTCATGAAACTAAACGACGTAATAGAATTGGCAAAAATAAAGCCGGAAATAGTTAGAAAAGCACTAAAGCTGAAAGCCTTCGGAAACTATGTTATGGAAAAAATTGGAGGAAGATCAGTACACCCAGTTTCATGCAGAATTGGAGGATTCTACAGGATAATAAGGAGGGAAGAGCTTGAAGACATCAAGAGGGAATGCAAAGATAAACAAGAAATTGCAAAAGAATTATTAGAGTGGATACTCCAGCTAGAAATTCCTAAAATAAAATGTGACTACGAATACCTATCACTACAAGACCCCGAAGGGGAATACCCAACCATAGGCGGAAGGATTGTGTCCAATAAGGGGATAAACATATCCGAAGAAGAATTTGAAGATAACATAGAAGAATTCCAAGTACCATACTCCACATCGCTAAGGTGCAGAATAAAGGGGAGGGGGGCATATGTAACTGGTCCAATAGCAAGATTCAACAATAACTACAAAGCTCTAAGGGGGGAGGTGAGAGATGTATTGGAAGCATATGGATTTAAAGCTCCTTTAGTGAATACGTATCAAAGCATAATAGCTAGGACGGCAGAGATATATCATTCAACATTAGAAATAGAGAGACTTATAGATGAATATAGAGAGCCGGAGAAGCCATACATAGAGGGGAAAGTTAAAGCTGGATGGGGATGTGGAGTAACAGAAGCACCTAGGGGGATACTGTATCACTCATATGAGATAAATAGTGAAGGGTACGTGGAGAAGGCAAGGATAATAGCTCCAACCACACAAAACTTGGCACACATCGAGCAAGATATACTAATGCAAATTCCAGAAATAATTAGCAAGCCAATGGATGAAGCACAGTTGATGGTGGAGATGATAGTGAGGAATTACGATCCATGCATATCATGCTCAGTACATGCCATAAAAGTAAAGATAATTAAAAACTAA
- a CDS encoding FAD/NAD(P)-binding protein: MMVYKEYILKKALISRITQETKDIYTYHIKPLEDEIKGTPGQFNILYAYGGGEIPVAISGIENGEIMHTIRFVGAVTRMLSKMREGEIIGLRGPYGNAWPLNGSRKQDILIVAGGIGLAPLRPVIMEVKRNRSEYGKLIILYGARTPQDLLYRREFEEYSKIEDCEFHVTVDKGDEKWTGNVGVVTTLIPKVKVNPKNTIAMVCGPEIMMKFTVKDLMEKKGLDASRIYISMERRMRCGIGQCGHCQVGPFFICRDGPVFQYSKIKRYFEVKYI; encoded by the coding sequence ATGATGGTTTACAAGGAATATATACTGAAAAAAGCATTAATAAGTAGGATAACGCAGGAAACGAAAGACATATACACATACCATATAAAGCCATTAGAAGATGAAATTAAGGGGACTCCTGGACAATTCAACATACTCTATGCTTATGGGGGAGGAGAGATACCAGTCGCTATTAGTGGAATAGAGAATGGGGAAATTATGCACACAATAAGGTTTGTTGGGGCAGTAACCAGAATGCTGAGTAAAATGAGGGAGGGAGAAATAATTGGTTTAAGGGGGCCTTATGGAAACGCATGGCCATTAAATGGAAGTAGAAAGCAGGATATACTGATAGTTGCTGGCGGAATAGGATTAGCCCCACTAAGACCAGTAATAATGGAAGTTAAGAGAAATAGATCAGAATATGGTAAGTTGATAATATTGTATGGTGCAAGAACACCGCAAGACCTACTATACAGAAGGGAATTCGAAGAATATAGCAAAATAGAAGATTGCGAATTCCATGTAACAGTGGATAAGGGGGATGAGAAATGGACTGGGAATGTGGGGGTTGTAACAACACTAATACCAAAAGTAAAGGTGAATCCGAAAAACACCATAGCAATGGTATGTGGACCAGAAATAATGATGAAATTCACAGTGAAAGATCTTATGGAGAAGAAGGGGCTAGATGCATCAAGAATATACATATCCATGGAGAGGCGCATGAGATGCGGTATAGGGCAATGCGGACACTGTCAAGTTGGACCATTCTTCATATGTAGAGATGGCCCAGTATTCCAATACTCAAAAATAAAGAGGTACTTCGAGGTGAAATACATATGA